The DNA segment aataaagaaaactttaaggatttgtaaataaaatcaaaacaaacgaAATCATGATTGTCAGATAGTAATTTTATCTAATGATTAATTTCATTCCATTAAACACATTCTGTCTACTGATATTCACACAAGTGTTATTGTTATTCGAAAACAAACTCTTAATATTGCCAACTAATGTTAGTCACAACAATATGTTCTGATTAGATTTACAATCTGTTCTGAATACAGTGTaaagcatttgaaaatacaactGCTGCGAGCGGAATGGCATCCTTAGAAACAACTGCCAGCAAAGAGGTATATGAAAAGCAATGTGAAGTATGCTCTAGGTTATCTGCTTCGGTGCTTGCTACATCAACAAGCGTGTGATGTACCTTGGACTTTCTGCATATGATCGCCTTCTTAAGTCTGTAGGGCTTTCGGCAAAGTTTGACTGTTTAAGATTATCCTCATAATCCATTCGACGATGTTGCTGCCAATTATCACGCCGTTTGTCTTCAGATCTTCCTCCGTATTGATCTACTTTTCCGTCTTTTTGGACATCACGATTACCATAATCATTTCTATTACCATCTCTCGTAAATTTCCTTCGATCACTATAGAAACGTTTTAGAGTCCGCGGTTGTCTCCAATctttttcattatcatttaaagGTGGGAAAAGTTCAGTTTTACTTTGTACACCATCATAACGATTATCTTGGTATTCAGGAGATAACGACCTATGCCTCCCAGGCTCGTTTCTACGTGGGGAATGTGGTGGTCGTCCGCGCTCCATATTGGTTTGATATGGTGAAGTTTCCCTTTCATTTCTGGTTGGAGATTTAAGAGAGTCCCGGGGACTTCGCGGGCGTCTATCGCGGTCAGGTGAATAGTTGTCCCTAAAAGTTAGTTATCGGTATTGATTGAACACCTCGATCAAAGATTAAATGTACCCTTTTCAATAAATCAGAGAGTAACACAGTTTGAAAGTTTGATTTcgcatatatttttaaaatgttaacacttTATACGCTAATATGACCAAATGATGAAATGAAATGAGTTATTTAGGTGCCAAAATCATCAGCATTAGAAAAAGCAACAACCTACATGATATACTTATATTTGTCCTCGTAAAAGCGAacagttttttgttttgtttcctcTGGCAATTTCCATTCGTCAAATTGTCCTAATACCGACGTTACTCTACATAAAATAATCACACAATCATGCAGTCAAACACTGCAAATAAAACGGTTAATGAGGATTCACTAGTTTACGAATATTTGATGTTACAGTAAACGTCATTAggataaaaatgtcaaatattcaGCACATTATCAAATGGGGAAAATCCGTCAGTAGTTAGatttaaaacaagtaataaagttgattgcaaataaattatatatacgtttgaaatatatacatgtatgttagtCCAGAAACCATAACAAATGACCAGATTTCCACATGAAGGTACCTATGCTCGTTTTCTTTCACATGTGCTGAACCTGATCGACTCGGTTTTGGTGTAACATTGCGGTAGTATTTTGGCTTAGCTcttgtaaaacaaatttcaaagttaaaaaaataaaacgcgATCTTTCCTAATAAACATAACTCAATGCATCAACACTACGCATTGTACTTTAATGTGACGACCTCaagaatattaaaagaaaatcaacaagGGGTATATACATAATGGGTCAGAAAGAAGAAGAAACAAATATGGAAAGTTGCTGGAGAGACCAAATCTTGAAAAAAAGAACATGCCTAAGGATACACACTTAATTTTGTATCAAAAGACACGTTATGCAAGGAAGGTTAAATTATGTCTTAGAATGATAAAGTATGTACCGAAAGGATTAATTATGTCCCAGAGTGATAATTATGTCCCAGGATGATAAATTATGTACCGGAAGTATAAATTATGCCCCATAATGAAAAATTGTGTCCAAGAGTGATAATTATGTCCCAGAATGAAAAATTGTGTCTCAGAGTGATAATTATGTCccagaatgaaaaaaaatgttttccagAGGGATAATTATGTCCcagaatgaaaaatattgtgtcCCAGAGTGATAAACTATGTCCCAGGATGATAAATTATGTACCGGAAGAATACATTATGTCCCAGGAGGTTAAATTATGTCCCAGAATGATAAACTATTTCCCAggattttaaattatgtttcagaTGTACCGGAATGATATATAATGTACCGGAAGGATAAATTATGTCCCAGAATGAAAAATTGTGTCCCAGAGTGATAAACTATGTCCCAGGAGGTTAAATTATGTTTCAGATGTACCGGAATGATAGATAATGTACCGGAAGGATAAATGATGTCCCAGAATGAAAAATTGTGTCCCAGAGTGATAAACTATGTCCCAGGAGGTTAAATTATGTTTCAGATGTACCGGAATGATAAATTATGTCCCAGAACAATACATTATGTCACTGAATGATACATCCTGTCGGAATGATGAATTATGTCCCACTATGATAAATTATGTATCAGAAGGACAAACTGATAATAGAGAAGGGTAGGATAAACcctattatatttatatgttagaAGATACGAGAATGATGTTAAAGAAGAAAAGAACATGACTCAAGGGTAATTGCGTATGGGAGGGACATATAATGTTTGTGAAAGAAGTGAAACACTGAAGTATGCTCCAAAAGGATACGAGAATGATGTCAAAGAATCAAGGTGACTCAAtggttatttttgtatcaaacttGTGTACTTAAAGTAAACATCAGCTCACCTGTCATCTTGACCCTTGCGATGAGATGGCGGCTCTCGTCTTGGGGAAATGTCACGTCTTGGAGACGAATTGCGGTGCTGCAAACAGTGGAATACTTTGTGGAATTTACTAACTCATGTACGTATTCAATTGATTCAAACTGTACATGACGTTACTGTCTAAGATATAGCCTAAGAGTTAAGGTAGTTTAACAAATCTAAATAATGTAAAGCTCCAAGATATGATAGGAAACACCCGCAATGAAAAGTGGATACCAGGTCTTAATcatgattaaatgtttaaagttaaatatcATTACTAGTTTAAAGACTggattttgtttctattttaaagcaaacacaATACTTTTAGTGCAGCCAAACACCCCAATCAACAGATAAACACATTCCCCAACATTGGTTTAGTGGaataaaaactaaattaaatcaataaacatttgagCAGAAAAGACATGATCGCAACTGCAGCTGTGTTCATATTGACCAGCACGAAATACAACTGTTAATATATGTGATTTTTGATCGTAATTAAACATAGAAACAGTCATATTCAAACGCCCATCTCTTCAACGGAGTTGTGCAATACTAGGAAGGAATAGAGGAGGGAAACTATTTAAGTTTGGTTAATATAAATTGAGAGAAAGTATTGGTGACAAAGGAAAACCATTTCTTCTCTTAGAATGCATATAAGGTAGGTTAAATCTTTGAATGCTATACTGaatcaatcattcaataaatacataaatcacTCAATCAATGAAACAATCAACCAAACAACCAATCAGTTAATTGAAatagagggggggggggggtagtgtGGTGTACAAAAGGGCACAATGGGTTGGACTTGAATGATTAAATCTGGACCtaatgttaatacagaaaatacAGAACAGAGCATGGTGCAACACATTGCAACAGGTAAGAAGACAGTACACGCCTCATCTCCGTGTTATCAAAGGAAAGGCTGGGTTAGGAACATATGTCACTGCAAACGACCTTTGGTCTGGTGTAATAACGGACCTCCGTACTGTCCTCGGTCCGGGGCCAGTTGGGCCCGGGGGCTGGGTAGTGTTTCGCGTAATCCAGAGGCCGTTTACTTACGGGGATGGGTAGACCGGTCAAGGAGGGCCGCACCCTGCGCATGAATTCAAGAAACTCGTGCCACCTGTGAGGAGAAGAGCAAATAGtaagtccaaataattgtacgcaGTAAGCCTTCTCACGAGTTGTTGAAATGGCAATTCCTCAGTGAATTAGTAGAGTCCAtagaataatttatattaagatAAGGTGATGGTgtcatatattatgtttgatttaaagataatttgtaGAAAATGTTGGAGCAAAACGATTATAATAGAATACGGTTACAGAGTTCGCTAacttcattaaaaaaagttttatagcTGGTCTTGAGTCGCCATTGTTGAAATGACGCtggattattattaatatattttacatgctCACACGAGATGTTGGAACCTTTTTATTCTACACActatttttgaacatatatcCGAGATGTTGCTTTTTGCTCGTTTATTTCAACACACATAAGCTCATACTTGTATTGTCCATCTCTGTTGCTGTCCTCACACAGAGAGAGTATCTGATTCAACAATGAGTCGGACAGTGGCAGCTTGTGGTCGTAGCAGATGTCTTTAATCTGTCAAGAGTAATAAAAAGAGTTTGGATTTCtcaatataactttatttattatttaggtTCATGCATGAGAGCCATTCCTGTCTGTTAGAAGTAAACTTTAACTGTATGTGTTTTAgaaatgttgtatatatacattaatacttaaataatattttcttaagttaaacatttatttttattaccatATCTCCAATACGATAGTCAGCCTATTATCACCTTCTCATTTTACAAATTGTGATTTATTTAGATTAGAATCGAACCTGTGCAGCAGAGAGTGTGTCCCTGCGGTCCCTGTCCTTCTCGAAGAAGGCGTTTTGCCAGCTGGTCCAGTCCATCTTGTAGTTGCTCTTCGATAGCTCTGTTGTTATCATCTGTAGCAGCTTCGCCACCTCCCGGTCACGGTAGATTGAACCCGTCTTGAATCTAGGGTAAATTTTGAGTTGTGAAAATATATCTAAACATTAGTTCTtttttgatttttgtataaCTCAATATGGCTTAGTGACATCATACCACTTAATTTGGTCCTATGGGGGCGCTGGTAGTGCTGCATTTACAAAACTGCTAACGGACTTAGGAACAACTTTATACTATGTTTACATCTCCGTAGAAACAATTTTATGCTACGTGAACAAAGGCTTCATACAATGTGAACATCTCTGTACAAACAAGTTAATACTATGTGAACATCACCGTAAGAACAGCATTATACTACGTGAACATCTCTGACTTACGTTTCTCCATTTTCCATGTAATATTTGGGCCTTTCGTTCGATTGTGACCTGAAACATATAAAATTGAAcaataagaaatacatttaacttGCATTTGTATCGCGGTAGTATGAATTCAAAGTATTTGACGAACATATCGACATGGGAAGTAGGActtgaaaagataaacaaaaaaataatttaacaattaacaTTGACATTCTTATCTATAGGACTTCAGTTTAAAtcgatttaaaatatttaccaatGAACAATGTAACCAagaacaaaaactgcataacCTTTATAACATTCAGGTCAATATAATAGGTTTTTGTTCCTTTGTTTGCCGATTCCAATAtacaaacacacaatacaaataCACGACCTTGACAAATAgctaaaaaatgaaacataacaagGGATTATTTACTTgctatataaattttaaaagaatgcattgtttcaaaaaataacgCGCAAAACTAGGAATTTGTTTTCACTctgattattatttaaaagtcaGTACTCTGCCAACATTTCCTGTTTTAATTTATAGATATCCTTGTTATGGCTCAATTCTAGCAAActcaaaatttaaacattactcAATTTTAACACAAACAACTTTAAGACAAAACATGATTACAACGATGTCACTAAACCCAACATTGCCACTCAACAAATGCTACTACCCACATAtaaattgtttcaatgtttGTGACGGTCATATACTTATCATAAACCCATAAAGATAGAAATTATTTCagattaaaactaaatataacttCCTTGAATTTTAATAGTAATCTTCCTTACTATTTCAGGACCtgtataaatatcattatatgcTAACATAGAAAAACACGAAAAAGTTTACTGCTGAAAACAAAAGCAAACACACACAACTGAAAGCCTACACAGATATAGAGCGAACCTGTGTGGACTTTCCCGCGGTTTTTCCTCATACTCATACTCTCTTTCTTTCTCTTGTCGCCTTGGGGTTAACCCTTTTTCTCTGCAATTTATTTGTCACCGTGCAAAACGTGTTACATTAAGACATACCGTAGGTTTTGTTTGCCACCAATATGTTTAACTAAGATGCATATATACCAAGcctaaatgtgtttaaaagagCTCCAAGTGTTTGAATAACAACTTGATAAATACTTaggaaaaatgcaaaaaagaagCCAGAAAGTGTTAAAGAGGTCTCTAAGTGTTTGAATCACATCACAGCATGATCATTACTTGCGGAAATCAtaatgatttgcatatttcaacatacaaacatgaaatcGTCCCTGTCTattcaatcattttatataattaaaaggcATAGTTTTTAATGCAATTGTAATATGTACGATATGAATAGAAACGGTATCTGTCGAGTTTTTTTAGCTATCTATTTCTATTAACGCAATACACATGGGGTAATGAATAAATGTTCAAggaatttatttacatttgtgtctaccaattaataattatgtatgtcttcatttatgaagtttcatcgaGACTGTCTGCAATTTGGAAACCAATTCAATATTATTCTATAGTCGAATTTTATTGCGCcttctatttatttttattgcgcCTTctatttatacatgtgtaaccATATAATACTGTGACAACAAAACACATCAGAAGACAATATCCATAAGTAAGATGTAAAAACAATCTTAATGTCCACATGACATTCTAATACGTGATGACTATGTATGCGTGACTATGCTTAATGCGGCGTGCTCGTGAAATTACCAGCTGTCTGAGTCTCCTTGTCGTGGGCTATATATAGAAagtaatcacgtgataaataaaAGCCAAAATGGAGGACAAATGTGATATTGACAAAGATTTTCTTCcatcatacatgtgataacgtcccggacgtccgggattgtcccggaaatcgtatctctgtcacggagtcacggagggtgcatgtttgtcccggaaagtcataaaaaaaaaacgaaaaaaaaaataatctcggaatcggaatcgattatcttaattttaccaatgtaagtcagctattttgcctgtccgggacactggtcgtaaaacacaggacatgttgacactaatccgttaattggtacgtgtgtcgtcgaggtcatcgtcaatcacccgataattgatctatcggcctattgttgtgcttaacgagtgggggagggttcttgtatacaaattcattgttttcatatggatttgtttggtcttatgaatgatagcttttaattgatgaattgatatttttcacacattttaccaacaaacgagcatgaaggtaagttcaaagaaagtgacaaaatgagtaaaaaaaacaaaattaaaacacggaaaacatcccatattcctttcaaatttcaaagtcgatatgtcgttatacttttaacaacttatgcgtccataaggaattttagtgttttgaccttttttccgaactatcgtgtgtatttttacgccgaaataaaactgacgatatggggtttacaggtggttatatagaatgctttaatcacgtgaccatggtaagtcacgtgatcgctttatacagccgattgttgacacgtctctatcaaaattatatgcatctccaaacggaaaaaagctcatcgactggaaaatcttctttatcgtctgaaaaatattgtgtgtcataaattgcaaacattttaaatgtgatgaaaaaataaatattttgtaacgcatgttctcaaaagcgcgggaaaacaggtgcccgtatagttgtttatttcctgttttgatgaaaccgaaagtagactgcatatcctcctggttagcacttcatttaaagcctgggaaaatatctggtggttttattttttcaagaaaatccggaaaaaaaacaaccatgtcaagtaaaaaatacgtcttggcagtcaaaataggtacattttcccgacgttaaaaacgactaaaatagcctcagatatgctatagaatgcaccacagacgttccccatttaaaaaaaattccggccccccctagtgtgcgttgacattacgatgggtgtcccggaatcgaccaaagaaattatcacatgtatgcttCCATTgtcaatgtttacaaaatgcaaacCGATGTTTAGTCAAATAAAGGCTGCTATTGTATGAATATATGCAGGAAATGTTGAACATGCAACGGGAAGTCCATGAACTCTGTGAAGAAGCATTGTTAAGTGAAAGCATATTTTTGAATCTGTCTacaaaatcaaaaaataaatgattatatataaaataggcTGATTGTTTAGAATTTTGTAAAAGCTAACAACGTTATTTAAGTAATCATTGTTACCTTTCAATTTGTTAATACATGAAGTATGGACACATATTAATCTGCAATAtctaaaaatgtaaatttggagaaaattgctatttttttgcaaacttctgaacaatcgacccgTTGGTATCAAAGGCTTTGTGAAGCAATATTCTATAAGAATGTGATTGGAAGTCTTCCATAGCAAACTGCAAACCTCGGTGGGGTGGGGACGGTGCTTAGGCTCATTCTTTTATATTGCTGAGAACTGTCAGATTGGGAATAATACGAGCCCGGTCTAAAACACAGGATGGCAACTCTTTAAGTAATAAAGCGTAAACGTCCCTACGAAACAATAAGTCTAAAACCTACAACACGGCTGATGGTAAGATATTACTTAAGTTTTTACGATACATTTTGTTCGATTTCATTCATGATCTTACCTTTGTTATTCTGTAAAGACTGATAAAGGAATAATTctaaatgtgatattttgttttaataatgaaacatgAGGTTGAATTCATTCTTGTCACTAATAGTTTCCAGTGTCCACTTACAATTGTCCCTTTGTATTTAGATCCAAAGCTGACCCAATAAACGACAAGACCTTTTCATAGTTTACTCTTCCGGGATAGTTAGGGTCAACGAACTGCGCTCCAATAATTGACAGCGATTCTGGTAAGAATgcctgaaaaaacaacaacatttaaatgaaaatcccTTAATATGTGTAAATGTTTCTTGATTTTGTCAgagctggtattcaatattcaatttaagtttattttacggtcatacatcattgacttcaaacactctattggtcagttattaataaccagtaatccgattagcttaATCGTTCTTACATCTAATGAacaccaatattgaataccaacctagactttattaaatatgttgtaaGACAATATTGATAACCTCATTATTATCAACAGTATGcactactttttattttaatgcaatctCTCCTTTAACTAATAtgtcaatataaatgaaatgtacGAATTTGGTTTTAAGGGAGCTCGCGCATGGtttataaaatgcacttttctataactaaataaaaaggGAAATTCACCAGgggtgttaaaactaagatacggACGCATGGAACTCTTCAGCAgatgttgatatttgctaaaatatcgtctttgatttatttatttttaattgcgTTACTAACGGCGTTCAGCGATTTCGTTGTTGCGTGTTTGGCttattgacattatcacgtgctattttcaatacattgttataaggtcaaaatatcaatatatgtttatgaactcttctggcctagtggttaaagcgtcgattttctaaaaaaaatcttgacgtTACTGGCGTGGGTCCcactaaaatatttgattatcattaaaatgtatatttttctacaattttgatatcatagagtaaaataatgatacaataagtgttttcagatgcattttcGATACAACTAATTTTGGtcccaaaacatgagcgagttccTTTATAAAAGACATGGACTTACGTTGTGCCTTTCGAGGCTGGTTTTCAGTGTGTAAGGGTCACAGAAGCCACTTAATCCTTTATCCAGCTGAGAACATTCAAGGTACACATCTCGCAGTTTGCGGGAGTCGAACCGCGGAAGCTCATTGCATATAAGTTTACATAATACAACCTCCTGGTCTCGAGTCAAACGGATAGGATCCACAGGTAACAACACATTTCTCGGCACTAACATCCGCAAGTTGCTAAGCTCTGAATCTGGCACAAGATGGTGCTCTTTGTATCCGGGGTTTTCGTAACGCTGATCCATGGTTTCAGATCCTCCAAGAAAGTAATTCTGTTTGTATTCAGTCTCATCGGCTAGTTGAGGTGCGCGATTATCAGTCCAGGGCTCAGCCTCAAACACTGTGGACATATCATTCCGGGTCCGGTTTTGTTGTATTGGAGGTAGGGTTCTGTACTGAGCTGCCCTGACCACGTCCTTTGAGTCTGGTCGTTTATTCACCCCAGCAGTTGGCTAGAACAGACAAGGTTATTCCATTTTTTCACTGTGGTCcattaaaaaacattgaaattttaGTGAATATTATAGATTTCCACATAGTAAACTTGGCATGAATAAGACCaaccaaaaatatttataagcgaaaatgaaaacattgataCAAACACTTAGATATCACTAACactgtataataatacaaacagaAACTAACCTTTAACTTTTTATGCTTGccatataaaatgtatatccaaaatgcaataaagtgtattttttaagttaactCATTAGCAATTTATTCTATATAAGCCACACTGTcttacataaaacaataaacattatagATTACAATGTAGATACAAGTGTTAAACAGAACAAGAGGAGACGTGGATCCAGTGCCAAAGGTTCGTTTGTCGTCTTGTGAACCGACATAGGTCAATTATTCTCATAGGCGTGGACGGTGACacggtgtttttgttttatcattgagCATACCATTGACGATTGTTATACTCGTAAGCATTCAATGTATTTAAACGAACAGTACGCTCATCTTTAAATTGCAAAGGATTTTGATAAAAGATTTCGTACACACATTGAATTTGGAATACAACCATGTAATGCAGCTATTGCGATATTTGCATTAACACTAATTGGTTTGTCTTGATCGAATTCAAACTGGGTTTTCTTACAACTGAATAATAGAGCTCTACTTTAAAGTTCTGTTTTACTTGGAAGTTAgccacttttttattttcgatTTTGATTTATCATAAAagatttaaatgtcaaatatttgaagTCAACAAAAGAAAATTCGTGCATGGCAAGACAAATAATACTAAAGGGTACACTCAACGTTTAggttcatttaaatacattatttgagcatgacaatttataataaaacatattatcatcGCTGAATGTCTATTGTTTGTTGAATTTGATACTTTGTTTACAAAGAAGAGTAAATGGTTTACaatgaaacatgtttaatagGGTGATTATATATGAGATGTAAAGTTAGCAAATAACACATTGTAAGTAAAAgcattgagttgagttgagtggTAAGCATTTTGCTAGCTATGGCAAAGTTGCGTATTATTGAAGTAGGAAGTGCACGTACACAATATAGGGACACGACAATAAAGCTACATGTTTGATTATTCCTTGAAAAGGTGtattattcatattattcaATCACATGAATacatcatttattcatttataactAAATACAAAGAACAGGAAAATCCCATGACGAATATT comes from the Mya arenaria isolate MELC-2E11 chromosome 13, ASM2691426v1 genome and includes:
- the LOC128213890 gene encoding uncharacterized protein LOC128213890 isoform X10, whose protein sequence is MWNAMKYNYNVREAYRFHFDEPPAAPLTHEETRRVRQIMDWDKHQADVSPRARNKQTKMSERTGLEHYMTSDIIRKDAPFGTTDTPCITMKIIGGRQVPVIEKHATFDPEYLGSRIQPLRPIADKPNHVDPRVHGDNPGAYYNRDVQKSLIRPTAGVNKRPDSKDVVRAAQYRTLPPIQQNRTRNDMSTVFEAEPWTDNRAPQLADETEYKQNYFLGGSETMDQRYENPGYKEHHLVPDSELSNLRMLVPRNVLLPVDPIRLTRDQEVVLCKLICNELPRFDSRKLRDVYLECSQLDKGLSGFCDPYTLKTSLERHNAFLPESLSIIGAQFVDPNYPGRVNYEKVLSFIGSALDLNTKGQLEKGLTPRRQEKEREYEYEEKPRESPHRSQSNERPKYYMENGETFKTGSIYRDREVAKLLQMITTELSKSNYKMDWTSWQNAFFEKDRDRRDTLSAAQIKDICYDHKLPLSDSLLNQILSLCEDSNRDGQYKWHEFLEFMRRVRPSLTGLPIPVSKRPLDYAKHYPAPGPNWPRTEDSTEHRNSSPRRDISPRREPPSHRKGQDDRVTSVLGQFDEWKLPEETKQKTVRFYEDKYKYIMDNYSPDRDRRPRSPRDSLKSPTRNERETSPYQTNMERGRPPHSPRRNEPGRHRSLSPEYQDNRYDGVQSKTELFPPLNDNEKDWRQPRTLKRFYSDRRKFTRDGNRNDYGNRDVQKDGKVDQYGGRSEDKRRDNWQQHRRMDYEDNLKQSNFAESPTDLRRRSYAESPSGYVPSWQQRTERGDYEPRDRNRDMPRRNERVASLLQRAPSRYERPKSYAEPQREIGSYNIPNQETRHRSLSPVRQASPGRQQSPYRQATPRLPSPSKEPTVASYPQAYRDNYINDGKDDGGFDREIPSYPIHNPPYMQQTQQTSLGNQQYQSYGGPQPHVEQQGVVRQDQSYSRPKYQTYQPYIPSFSNQQSQQQPQQQQQQIPQSPTFEDQNVSQYRLQYVSPVTQARQAYDLVEQNKPRYGDSRRDDPYYRGGGGDTNRSNREQQINQLSHQLRDLEAKYEVTRDGMESKEKPWLERYLKLAQALYNSDISNKGCLPRQDVIEIVEQYNNAFNLNLDMNRANMMAISPDVLDKSGNILLRPFLANLSRR
- the LOC128213890 gene encoding uncharacterized protein LOC128213890 isoform X8 → MWNAMKYNYNVREAYRFHFDEPPAAPLTHEETRRVRQIMDWDKHQADVSPRARNKQTKMSERTGLEHYMTSDIIRKDAPFGTTDTPCITMKIIGGRQVPVIEKHATFDPEYLGSRIQPLRPIADKPNHVDPRVHGDNPGAYYNRDVQKSLIREDHPLDHEGFDYGKYFEERGDSPTAGVNKRPDSKDVVRAAQYRTLPPIQQNRTRNDMSTVFEAEPWTDNRAPQLADETEYKQNYFLGGSETMDQRYENPGYKEHHLVPDSELSNLRMLVPRNVLLPVDPIRLTRDQEVVLCKLICNELPRFDSRKLRDVYLECSQLDKGLSGFCDPYTLKTSLERHNAFLPESLSIIGAQFVDPNYPGRVNYEKVLSFIGSALDLNTKGQFPRQGDSDSWSQSNERPKYYMENGETFKTGSIYRDREVAKLLQMITTELSKSNYKMDWTSWQNAFFEKDRDRRDTLSAAQIKDICYDHKLPLSDSLLNQILSLCEDSNRDGQYKWHEFLEFMRRVRPSLTGLPIPVSKRPLDYAKHYPAPGPNWPRTEDSTEHRNSSPRRDISPRREPPSHRKGQDDRVTSVLGQFDEWKLPEETKQKTVRFYEDKYKYIMDNYSPDRDRRPRSPRDSLKSPTRNERETSPYQTNMERGRPPHSPRRNEPGRHRSLSPEYQDNRYDGVQSKTELFPPLNDNEKDWRQPRTLKRFYSDRRKFTRDGNRNDYGNRDVQKDGKVDQYGGRSEDKRRDNWQQHRRMDYEDNLKQSNFAESPTDLRRRSYAESPSGYVPSWQQRTERGDYEPRDRNRDMPRRNERVASLLQRAPSRYERPKSYAEPQREIGSYNIPNQETRHRSLSPVRQASPGRQQSPYRQATPRLPSPSKEPTVASYPQAYRDNYINDGKDDGGFDREIPSYPIHNPPYMQQTQQTSLGNQQYQSYGGPQPHVEQQGVVRQDQSYSRPKYQTYQPYIPSFSNQQSQQQPQQQQQQIPQSPTFEDQNVSQYRLQYVSPVTQARQAYDLVEQNKPRYGDSRRDDPYYRGGGGDTNRSNREQQINQLSHQLRDLEAKYEVTRDGMESKEKPWLERYLKLAQALYNSDISNKGCLPRQDVIEIVEQYNNAFNLNLDMNRANMMAISPDVLDKSGNILLRPFLANLSRR
- the LOC128213890 gene encoding uncharacterized protein LOC128213890 isoform X1, translating into MWNAMKYNYNVREAYRFHFDEPPAAPLTHEETRRVRQIMDWDKHQADVSPRARNKQTKMSERTGLEHYMTSDIIRKDAPFGTTDTPCITMKIIGGRQVPVIEKHATFDPEYLGSRIQPLRPIADKPNHVDPRVHGDNPGAYYNRDVQKSLIREDHPLDHEGFDYGKYFEERGDSPTAGVNKRPDSKDVVRAAQYRTLPPIQQNRTRNDMSTVFEAEPWTDNRAPQLADETEYKQNYFLGGSETMDQRYENPGYKEHHLVPDSELSNLRMLVPRNVLLPVDPIRLTRDQEVVLCKLICNELPRFDSRKLRDVYLECSQLDKGLSGFCDPYTLKTSLERHNAFLPESLSIIGAQFVDPNYPGRVNYEKVLSFIGSALDLNTKGQLEKGLTPRRQEKEREYEYEEKPRESPHRSQSNERPKYYMENGETFKTGSIYRDREVAKLLQMITTELSKSNYKMDWTSWQNAFFEKDRDRRDTLSAAQIKDICYDHKLPLSDSLLNQILSLCEDSNRDGQYKWHEFLEFMRRVRPSLTGLPIPVSKRPLDYAKHYPAPGPNWPRTEDSTEHRNSSPRRDISPRREPPSHRKGQDDRVTSVLGQFDEWKLPEETKQKTVRFYEDKYKYIMDNYSPDRDRRPRSPRDSLKSPTRNERETSPYQTNMERGRPPHSPRRNEPGRHRSLSPEYQDNRYDGVQSKTELFPPLNDNEKDWRQPRTLKRFYSDRRKFTRDGNRNDYGNRDVQKDGKVDQYGGRSEDKRRDNWQQHRRMDYEDNLKQSNFAESPTDLRRRSYAESPSGYVPSWQQRTERGDYEPRDRNRDMPRRNERVASLLQRAPSRYERPKSYAEPQREIGSYNIPNQETRHRSLSPVRQASPGRQQSPYRQATPRLPSPSKEPTVASYPQAYRDNYINDGKDDGGFDREIPSYPIHNPPYMQQTQQTSLGNQQYQSYGGPQPHVEQQGVVRQDQSYSRPKYQTYQPYIPSFSNQQSQQQPQQQQQQIPQSPTFEDQNVSQYRLQYVSPVTQARQAYDLVEQNKPRYGDSRRDDPYYRGGGGDTNRSNREQQINQLSHQLRDLEAKYEVTRDGMESKEKPWLERYLKLAQALYNSDISNKGCLPRQDVIEIVEQYNNAFNLNLDMNRANMMAISPDVLDKSGNILLRPFLANLSRR